The sequence ACAACTAGGAAGGCTTCCGGGTTCCCACCTGCCATCCTGCATGTGGTGGAATCAAAAAGAACTGGTCTTTCATCCTTTTCAAGACTCTTctcttccaccccacccctcattcTAGAAAATTCATCCGTACCCAAGGATCAGTTCAGAGATGCTGAGATGACcagtaaaatggaaaaacatgtcagcatcacacacacataccccagaGACTCTGAATTCACAAGCAAGGAACTTGCTTTCCAAACCGATGCCCCATTTAAGAGGAGTTTTGAGGACCTTAAGAAACATAAAGCATCTTCCCTACATGCTCTCAGCTTTGAACTGTTCTTGTAATAAAGCCTCCTTACATTTACGCCTGGAAGTTAAACCAGCTACAGATTGAAAGACAAACCCCGGATACTCACAAATGGCTAAAAAGTACAGCATCGTCAGTCACCAGGAGAACGCAagtcagaaccacaatgagagacACGTCACAGGCACTGGCCTGGCTGTAGAGGAAAAACGCTGGCGAGAGTGTAGGAAAGCCGGAGCCCTgcgcactgctggtggaaatgccgCGTGGTGCAGCGACTACGGGAGAGCGTGGCGCTTCCTCAGAAGCTGAACAGTTACCACACCCACGGCAGTTCCACTCCTAGGAATGTGCCCCGAAGAAAAAGGAGCAGGGGCTCAGGGAGCCGTACGCCCATGTCCACAGCAGCATCATTCAAATGTCCGTCAacggaagaatggagaaataaaacgtggtctctgcctacaatgcagtatTGTTACTCAACCGTCAGAAAGCATGAATGAAGTCCTAAATGAAGagcaacacagaaagaaaatcccACAGGTCCTGCTGACATGAGGTCCCCAGAAGAGGCGGACTCGCAGACGGAGCGCAGTCCTGTGCTACCAGAAGCTGGGGAGTGGGGCGGTGGTTACCATCCCCCAgtttctgctcctgctgctgcagaAGTTCTGGGACACTAAAGACGGTTGATACACTGTATTTATATTCCACCAAATTGTACACTTAATGGTTAAAAGAAACATGACTTcctgtgtattttaccacacaaAGCTCAACCCAGGATGAGTAAATTAAATGCTTGCTACATATGTAGCACTGAGCTCACCACACAAGGCAGTCACACCAGGCAGGCAACGGGGAGAGAGCCACAGCATGCCTTCTGGAAGGCCACGTGGCATTTTCACCACCAGTAAAGTGGCCGATTCTGAACAGCCCATCTGTCTTCTAGTCCCAGCCAGACCCCAAAGGACACCCTTACAAAGATCAGCTTCAAGGACTTGTAACACACTAAAAACCACCTGGACTTTATAAACTTTCCAGCAACAAACATCAGACTTCTCCAGCGCTGTCAGCTGCTCCGTGAACCTCTGACACAGAGCTGGATTTACGGGAAGGAAGCTTTGCTGATGATTAAGAATCGAGACCCAGCAGCCTCGAAGGCGAAGAGTTCGCGTCTTGCCGCCAACACCCGTGAACCAGGACGCAGCTGCACCCGCAGAGGGAAGGCCGAGCAGCGCCAGCCGGGCGGTGAGCGCTGTGCACCGACCCACAGGCCACCGCGCCGCGTGCCGTCTTCAGTGGACTCTGCCTTGTCGGAATTTGAGGATGAAAAGTAGAAGTCTACAACTCATCCTAAAAGAGAGAGCAACCTCCaggcattttttattatttgactaACAGAGCAAAGCCAGGCCGAGAAGCCCCCGAGGAAAGTCACGCTTTGTGGCTGTCTGCCGTGCGGTCCTTCATCTTCTAAGCACTCACTGTATTTCCTTCTAAGGATTTTAGACATTTATTTTGATCACAAATGCAATCCaagtgtgaataaataaatgtattatcttttaagattcccaccccaccccacccgccaCCCCGACCACGTTCCTTTAAATAGAAAAAGGTGCTGAAAGTCTCTTCACAGCCTGTTTGGCCACAGCTGTCCCCCCTGCGGTTTTAGAACCAGACTGAACCTGGTCTTCTGACACCCTTCCTTAGACTGAGCTCACTCTGTAGAAGTCCGGGAGGGAAGTCCTACTGGTACTGCCGATACTCCCCGAAGGGCGAGGCTGGTAACTGGGCGGAAGGCAACTGGGAGGGGTCTTCAGCAAACGGAGGACCTGCAGTTCAGAGAGAATTTAAACGCCACCTAAATACTATGTAGTTTGAAGGAACAAGTCTCTGTAGCGAGCAAATCAATCAACTCAAAAAGAAATCCTGCTATGTTCGAGCTGTAATCGAACGTTTGTGGGGCTGCTCGACTCCCACGAGACCGCCTCCTTGGTGTCAGCAcaggcagccccccaccccacacccgaGAGACGGCCCTACACGCTCCGCACAGTCAGATGGACTCACGACAGCAAGGGCAGCACGCCAGCTTTAAAGCAACTGCTGAGCGAGCCGCCGCATCAAGACCGCACCAATCTCTCCCCTCCTGACATACTTTTCAGcagctatttaaaattattttcacgaAGTTTAAGTACCTCAGTCATTTTTCAAGAGAACTCAGTAATACAATCTATACAATGACGAATGTAAGAAGCAGGTTCTGCAATGGGAAGACAGGCCCGCCCCGAGCTTACACAGATGCCAAGCACAGCAGCTGGTGCTGCCTCCCTGACCCGAGGAAGAACATGGCTCATTAAAAGAAAGCCTGTAGCCGTGGCCATCACCCCACTTCCCCTGGGAAACGAGAGCAAACTGAAGGGCGGGAGGAAGAGGCCAGGGGGAAAGAGGGCTCTTTCCAGAGCTCCGTTCATTCCAGTGATTGCTTTTCTTCACTCTAAAATATCTGTTCATTCCAGAAAGCTGAAGGAGACACTGGGTGAAAAAGATAAACCCCAAATAATCCTTGTTACCATttggatagttttattttttaagaattttttcatgTAAGTTAATTGGAAACACACAATTAACTTTCCTAATACTTCCGCCCCCACAAAGCTTTTTGGAAACATCTGGGTCTAAGATCAAAAGCATTTCCTTCAGCTATTCCTTCTGAGGACAGAAGCCTAAAGCTAAGGAAACAAGGTTAGATCCCACAAGATGGTGTGACTGACATCTCCTTATGTCAATTTCCGAATTCCTGAAAATATGCAACTTTTCTAATGTTTTATGTGAAATCTTTCACACTAAAGCgtcaaactgaaaagcaaaagcaaaatcaCAGCAGAGTATTTAGAAGCGATGGTGAAAACAGAAGGGAGGCGCGAAGCCAGGGCCGCCTGGGTCACCCACTGGCGCGCTGAGCAGGCCTCTGGGAGCAACGCTGCCCCAGAAGACCCCGCATCAGGGAAACCGAACCAAGGAAGCTGTGACCAGCTCTGAGCTCTGTGCCAAatattttctgagctccaaaaataactttcaactcccacccccacccaatgATCCTGTGTCTTTCTGCTGCCTTACGACGTCAAGGAATATTCCTGTTTAGACCGCTTGAGTTTTCTAATTCCCAAGAACCTGCGCATGTTGACTGCAGAGCAGACCCCGCCTGGCCACGTCATGGGTGCTGGTGGCCCAACTGACTGCCCAGCTTTTCACGCTCCCCGGCGCTGGACAGGAGAGGCAGGCAGCAGCATGCCACACTGCCAACTTCAACAGCTCTCCCTGCCGGCTCCAGAGCGAGCCCCCAACCAGGGGTCACCTGCCCTCGAGAAGCACCACCCCCAGGTCTCGCCTCACTCATCTGAGCATGTGCCAGACCCTCGTGCCCACTGCTGCTGGTGGCCAGAGCACAcgggcacgcacacacacagcacaggacACAGACTGACCACCGTGCCCCTCCCACAGCTGAAGGACCTCCTCCACGCAGCTCTAAAATGAGCAGCAATTTCTTACAAGAAGCAGACGAGCGCTGACAAGGCCCGGGAACTATGAACAGGATCAGGGCAGGCCATCCGCCATCTCGGCGAGCACCGTGCTCCTCTGAACACAAACAGCCCACTGCGCCCACACCGACCTTTGCAAACAGAACTGCCCCTGCGCCCACAATCCTCGCCAAGCTCAGCACACGCAACGTAATGTGTGGAGCTCAACCGGCCACATTTTAGCAGGCAGAATCTGTGTCATTCCAAATGCCTGAGCTGTGTGCTAACAGAGAGATGACTCACCGTTGGGAAACTGTGCAGACGCAAAGCGTGTCAACAAGATGCCAGCCCCTTCGATGAGAGCCAGGAGAACGCCACCCACGGCAGCCGACCCGACCATGGCCACTGGCCCGTCTGAGGGCATTGgtgaggggagagacagagatccAGGTTAACATCAGGCACACTGATGGACAGACCTGTCCACAGGCGAAACCCAGCTCGCGGCCTGCTTATACAAATAGAGTTTTACTGGGACAACGTGCACGTGCGTGCACGTGCGCTCACGTGTGGTCTGCAGTGGCTCTTGGGTGGGACGGTAGAGTTGAGGCTTGTGACAGAGGCGTCACAACCCACGATGTCCACACACTCGCCACCTGGTGACCCCGCCCACCCCCCAGGCCCAGAGGAGTTCCGGGTTGCTCTAACCCCAGGGACCCGGAAAGTTCTGCGCTCTACGCTCCTAACAATGCTGTGCGGCAGGTCCATGACTCATTGCAGACTGAGGAGGGAGAGGCCCGGTCACAGCTGGTCAGTGGGGAACTAGACCGTGAACAGCTCTGACCACGGCGGTTACTGGTCGGAGCCCCAGGTGCTCGCACGCTCAACATTCCAAGTAACAGATCCTTCCACTTATCCCAGCTCACACTTGCACCCACACTAAACCGACTGACACAAGGCTCGGTTCAGCTACTACAGGCGTGCCGGGGTCAGATggcccccccacacacacgcaTCTTACTTCTTGCCGCCAGGATGGCTCCGGTTAAGGCACCGCTTGTGATGGAGTTCCAGGGGTCTTCCTTCCCTCGGATCTGAACCATACTGCAGTCAATCATGGAAAACAGGCCTCCCCAAACCGCGAAGCTACCTgtttataaagaaacaaaacacatttcattGTTCTAATCttacattttaaactttatagTCAAAAACAAGCTTAAATAACAACACTCACTATATTAGAATTCTCGCACTCTAACTAAGGACTGAACAAGAGTCAGAATGCTGGTCTTTTTAATAAAGCTCGGGCTGTATCAGTGAGCAGCCACGGCCCGAAGCCTCAGCAGACCGGGCTCTGCACTCAGAGCCACTTTGGCAGAGCGTGTGCGCCCGCCTTCCGTCCTTTGATACAGCTTCCCCTTTcgtctcttccttctcttcagtCAGAGCCACCAAGCACCTGCTCTGTGAAAATCAGCAGAGAGAGCACAGAAGAcgcccaggccctctgcactgtGTCACGGGCGCGAGTCAGGACACACCCAGAGCAAAGGGCAACGCGAGTGGTGAGAATTACGGAGCTGCGAGGGATGGAGTCTGCCTTCCCCACTCCTTTCCACCCTTTACTCCTCTAGCACGAAGCTAAAAGCAACCCTCAGTCGTCAGACCACTTCACACTGAAAGTCTCCCTAGACGGTGACTAGTCCGTAAAATGACAAGTAGCGCAGGCGCGAGCGTGGACGTGCACACAGAATGCGGGAGGTGACACCGCGGCCTCCACTGCCAGCGCCTCCGGCGCAGATGGTAACGGGCCATCCAACTGCACACAGAATGCAGAAGGTGACACCGAGGCCTCCTCTGCCAGCACCGCACACAGAATGCGGGAGGGGACACCGCGGCCTCCACTGCCAGCGCCTCCGGCGCAGATGGTAACGGGCCATCCAACTGCACACAGAATGCAGGAGGTGACACCGCGGCCTCCTCTGCCAGCGCCTCCGGCGCAGATGGTAACGGGCCATCCAACTTCtttatgctttcattttccaAATCTTCTAACGTGAGCACACAGCGTGCACTCCACAGAAAGGGCTCTTGTACTTACTACAAtgtaaaaagtaagaaaaacgaCCTGAGGAGCCCTCGTGCTGGGATCTTGCACCCTCTGAAACCTCCGGATGCAGGGGTGTGCTGACCAGGGACAGGGTCTGAGCCCGATCAGCAGACCTCTGTTCTCCCCTGCACGCTACCACCAGTCAGCTGAGCAACAGCCTGCTCACCGCTGGCCCTGCACCAGACACCCCAGACGACAGGACTGAGTCACCCCTTCCAGCTCAGGGGGGCCCTGCCCTGCGAGAGATGACGCCCAGGCATGTCAGTCACCTGGCCACACTCAGACAAGGCCCGCCCACTCCACTCCTCCTCAAGGTCTGAACCTCCCACCCCAAGGATGCCTGCCGGAGTGAGCCAGGGGCTGACTAGACTGGAGACTGGTCCACGCAGACGGGGGCCTGAGAGGGCAGCCGCGGCCAGAGCAGGTGAGCAGGGTCCACGCGAGGGGCACTCCCAGGCACGGGGGTCCGTGTGCCCATGTGGAAGGGTGTCGGGCAGTCTGACCCTGGCCCTGGTCAGCCCACCCCCGCGTCCAGAGGTTTCAGAGGGTGCAGGATCCAGCACGAGGGCTCCTCAGGtcgtttttcttactttttaaattgtagtaagagagaggagaaaggagaaggacTCTGCAGGCCTGGACTGCAATCAGGGCTATCACTGTGAACCCGATTTCCAACACAGACAGATATACAGAAAACAGATCTAAACGTGAGTGCGTACGTATGTGGTCAGAGGGTCcacgtgtatatatgtaaatacacaggACGCTCCTAAGAAGGCCTGGGAACGGCTGCAGCCCACAGCAACGATGCTAGAGTCCAGCATCGTACTTGGAAGTACTTCCAAGTCCTGTTCTCAATGGGAAGGAAGGGCTGACTACACTCGGGGCGAGTCCAGGTGCGCAGATGGGCTGGAAGAATGGGGACGTGTCAAAACATCTCGGTTCCGCTCTGGAAACAGAAGACCTTTCAGGACACAACTATGGCTTTCCCACGCTGCCCTTTGCAGGAGCTCGACTGGAAGAGCTCAGTCTGTACTCCCCGAATTAAATTCCAAGGGCCATCCCggcatttgtatttattttaaatgttttttagttaattcatttttggctgcacggggGCTTCTTCGCTgggtgagggctttctctagttgtggtggcagggctcctctctagttgtgggggtGTCTCCTCTCTAGCTGCCATGTgtggggggctcctctctagttgtgggggctcctctctagctgcggGGGCGCCTCTCTACTTGTGGGGGTGTCTCCTCTCTAGCTGCCGTGTgtggggggctcctctctagctgccgTGTGTCGGGGGCTCCTCTAGCTGCTGTGGGCGGGGGTCTCCCTGTGgcagcttctcctgttgcagtcTGGGCTCTAGGTACATAcacgggctcagctgccccacacatccctgaccagggactgagtcCACGCCCCCTGCTCCACgcatccctgaccagggattgggtccacgccccctgcactgcaaggcagacccctaaccactggaccaccagggaagccccgaacaCTGTACATTATTAACTGATGTCCGTACTAAAGTCAGGTTTCCTCAGTGTTTATGTCCGTTTCCAGTCCCACCGCATGTTCAGCCGTCACACGTCCTCAGGTTGATCCTGTCTGTGACAGTCACCTGGTCTTTTGTTCACTGAGAACGCATGTGATGGAAGCAGCCTCTCAAGACCCCTGTTAACGCCCGTAGGACCTCTGCGTTTACTGAAGGTCGGGTGGGGTGTGTGCTTGTTTACCAGTTATCACCCCCGAACAGCGTGGGAACCATTAGACCAGAGGAGAATGAGTCAATGTGCTCTCCAAGGTGTCCAACTATCACAGGGGGAAGAACAGGAAACAGATACACCATCACGTCAACCTtggagcctccatttcctccacTGGAAGACAGAGTAACATCGCTTACCCTCTGTGTTGCTGTGAGGGCTAAATAAAATAAGGGAACACTTGGAGAGTTCAGCACATGACAAGCACTCAGTAAACGACACAGGCCAGCTACCACCTTCTAAAGAGAAAAAACGCTATAAAAACAGAGTGAGAGAGAGGCCGTCTCCTCTGCCGCACAGACTGGGGGGGGGCTTGGTGCTGGCTCCTCTTCTGTGCTGAACGTGGTCCCTTCAGCCTGACGGCGTCTCTGTAAACGAACATAAGCTTCCAGCTTTcctgccctctctcctcccagttTCTGAGTAACCAAGCTTAAAGAACGCGATGAACATCATCTCCTCCACTTCTGCACGGACATCCAAAAAGCTACCTTTGGGGAGGAGCGCCATCAAGCTCTCGTGAACCCAGCCTTCCACTCATACCCTCATCAGCTTCACGCTACCCTAGACACGATCACtccagactcacagacttaagctGTGGACACACCGTCTTCCTTCTGGATaagaggggaaaacaaaacaaagacaaacagaaacagaacacCACCAAGCTTCTGAAGAGCAGAGTGCCACCTGGATGCAACAATTTAAGTTAAGATAAATCATAAACCAAGACCCCTCAGAATGGGACAAGCAGTTATTTAGACCTAACTAAAATCACTAACTCGTAAAATCtacaaaagaaaagggaaaaaaaataaaaaaacagagcttcatcctcagaaaaaaaaaaaaaacagggaaaaaagcGTTTGGAGTTCAAACAGCAACACTCTGCTTACCTCCCAACTGCGGAGCCCTGGTTTTAATAGCTGTCAAACTCCCTCGAAGTCGGTGGTTTACTCCCTGtaaggaaacaaaagcagatATATTAGGAGAATAACATGTTTCCAACGCACTGACAGGCCCAAGTGATATTAGCAAATAGCAATCACGTGATGGTAACACGAGACTGGTCACCCACTTACCACTGGAGAATTGCGGAAGCCTTTgattgcctggaagatcccaccgCCTATGGTTCCCATTGTGAAGGCCCCACCGCAGTCGTCCACGATGCGCCAGGGGCTACgaacaggaaggagaaaggatACAAGATGAGCACGGTTCTCATTTACAAGCCACAGACCCCCTGCTGACCAGGGACACACCAGATTCCAGCGCAGGGCGCACGGCCACCAAACGGCTGGCCCATGAAAAGAAGGATCTGGCCCACAAGAAGAAGGATCGAACAGACAGAGCTGCTCCGCC is a genomic window of Bos indicus isolate NIAB-ARS_2022 breed Sahiwal x Tharparkar chromosome 16, NIAB-ARS_B.indTharparkar_mat_pri_1.0, whole genome shotgun sequence containing:
- the TIMM17A gene encoding mitochondrial import inner membrane translocase subunit Tim17-A produces the protein MEEYAREPCPWRIVDDCGGAFTMGTIGGGIFQAIKGFRNSPVGVNHRLRGSLTAIKTRAPQLGGSFAVWGGLFSMIDCSMVQIRGKEDPWNSITSGALTGAILAARNGPVAMVGSAAVGGVLLALIEGAGILLTRFASAQFPNGPPFAEDPSQLPSAQLPASPFGEYRQYQ